A segment of the Candidatus Cloacimonadota bacterium genome:
ACTGATCTCAAATTCTGAGACTTATATCGATACTGATAAAGTAAGTGTCGGTGTGATTATTTATAACCTCTTCTCAAATGAAATTTCTTCCTTTCCGAAACTTGCCCAAAAATATATTGCAGAAGCTGTCTATACAACGATTTTAAACGATTCTGATAATTTTATCAATGCCAATACGGATGCGGAAACATTTCAAATATCTGCGGAATTAATGAAACTCGGATTGGTTCCCGGAAATATTGCGGAAAAATTCCTGATGAACAAATCTCCCGCAGAAATGAGATTTATCGGGGAAGTGTTAGCTACAATTAAAACATTTGAGGACAAGAAGATACTATTCATGCATTCAACTCTGGAAATGCTTTCAAGGAACGGTTTAACGCGAGAAGCAACCGATAAAATGACGCGTTGGGTCAAAGGAACCAGAGATGTTAAGATTTTGATCTATTTCCAGGAAACCGAGTCTGGAAAGTTCAGGTTGCATCTTCGTTCAAATTATATCGATGTTAATAAAATCGCGATGAAATATGATGGCGGCGGACATATTCGCGCTTCCGGTTGTGAGATTTCAG
Coding sequences within it:
- a CDS encoding bifunctional oligoribonuclease/PAP phosphatase NrnA, coding for MPKSMRKKMRVNSLESLKKILLESLEKYSSVGIVTHYSPDGDGFCAALVLQEILSQKNIKSEIILEKTAPAVYDFLNGRERSIVFSDKLAYDLLLILDCHEEERIGKCAPLISKAEKIIAIDHHPENELISNSETYIDTDKVSVGVIIYNLFSNEISSFPKLAQKYIAEAVYTTILNDSDNFINANTDAETFQISAELMKLGLVPGNIAEKFLMNKSPAEMRFIGEVLATIKTFEDKKILFMHSTLEMLSRNGLTREATDKMTRWVKGTRDVKILIYFQETESGKFRLHLRSNYIDVNKIAMKYDGGGHIRASGCEISGTYSELEEKLLKDIKEQL